GGGGATTAGTAAAGTCCGGTAGATGGCTGAAAACGAAAAAAGATCCAGCTAAGTATAATAATAAATATTTGGGAAGCCTAGAAATTGATAATATAGAGGAGGTGGAAGGATTTTTCACCACCCCAAAAGGGTATATTACAGATGGACTTCATTCAAATATTTTTTGGGTTAAGGATCAAATTTTATATACACCGGATTCTATTTTGGGGATTGAAGAAGGCGTCATCAGACAATGGGTAATCCAAACTGCAAAAATATTAGGTTATAGAGTGATAGAAGGCGTTTTTTTCCCTAAAGAACTAGAGACTGCTTTTGAATGCTTTATTACGAACTCAGTCGATGAAATAGTCCCAATTTCGAACATAGGAAGAGCTAAATTTTTAGGTGAAAACGGTCCGTTATATCAACAGCTACACCAAGCATACATAGATGAAATTTTAAAGACGATAAGAGAGGCGATATAACATGTTATCTAAATACTCTAAACCAATCATTTTAAACAATATTGAACTAGATTATCGGAAAGAAACGTTTGTTATGGGTATCCTAAATGTAACACCAGATTCATTTTCTGATGGAGGAAAATATAACTCAGTACAAGCAGCAGTTCAACATGCAAAGGAAATGGTGGCTAATGGTGCCAAAATAATTGATGTTGGTGGTGAGTCAACTCGTCCGGGATATACAAGAATTTCGGATGAAGAAGAGATATCACGTATAGTACCTGTAATAAAGGCTTTACGAGAAGAAGTACCTGTAATTATTTCAATCGATACATATAAATCAGCAGTTGCTCGTGCAGCTATTGAAGCAGGAGCGCACATGGTAAATGATATTTGGGGTGCAAAAAGTGATCCGGAAATAGCAAAGGTTGCCGCAGAATTAAAAGCCCCCATTATTTTAATGCACAATCGTGATAATACATCTTATACGAATTATTTTGAAGACTTTTTAAATGATTTAAAAGAAAGTATAGAAATTGCAAAACGAGCTGGTGTGCCAGATGAACATATTATTTTAGATCCAGGCATTGGGTTTGTGAAAAATTTACAGCAGAGCATCGAAACAATGCAAAGATTAGACGAGCTAGTTGAAATTGGCTACCCAGTATTGCTTGCGACTTCTCGTAAACGAATGATTGGTACTATATTAAATCTACCTTTAGATGAGAGAGTAGAAGGAACTGCTGCAACTTGCGCCTTTGGTGTAATGAAAGGATGCCATATCGTTCGTGTACATGATGTAAAAGAAATTGCACGTACTGTTCAGATGATAGATGCCCTAATGGGAAAAGTTATAATACAAGATGAATTACCAGATAGACATTAATAGGGTTAATTGAAGGAGACGCTTTATGGATTATATACATTTACGAGATATGCAGTTTTTCGGATATCATGGCGTATTAAAAGAAGAGAATGTTTTAGGTCAACGATTCCGTGTTTCTGTAACCTTGGCATTAAAAACTGAAAAAGCAGGAATATCTGATAACTTAGAAGACACTGTTAGTTATGTTGGTGTTTATGATATTTGTAAGGATATTGTAGAAGGAAAACCTTTCAAATTAATTGAGGCAGTTGCAGAATCCATTGCAAAAAAAGTACTAACGGATTATGAAGGTCAAGTTTTTGGGGTAAAAGTTGAGGTCATTAAACCAGATCCTCCTATACCTGGACATTATAAAGAGGTGGCAGTAGAAATAGTAAGAGGGCATTATCATGAATGATGTTTATTTATCATTGGGGACGAATATCGGCAATAGAGAACAAAACTTAAAACTAGCAGTAAAGCTTCTTCAAGAGTCTAAAAGCGTGAAAATCAAGGCTGTTTCCTCTATATATGAAACGGCACCAGTAGGATATGTGGATCAGCCATCTTTTTTAAACATCGCTATTTTTTTGCAAACATCAAACTCAGCTGATGAAATGCTGAAAATATGCCAATCTATTGAAATTAAACTAGGCCGCGTTCGTGAAATTCGATGGGGTCCTCGTATTATAGACCTTGACATTTTATTATTTAATAACGACAATATTGGAGTTGAGAACCTAATTGTTCCTCATCCGAGAATGTATGAACGTGCTTTTGTTCTAGTTCCTTTAATAGAGATTGCTACACAACCTTTATCAGAACAGCTTCTATTAGCAAAGCAGCGCGTAGAAAGTATGGATCTTGCAAAGGAAGGTATCCATCTTTGGAAATCAACAGAAAACCTTCAAAAGTTTATAGAGATAGAAGAATAATCATAGATTTTTTACTAATATGCGTTTTTACGTCGGTGACATATAAATGGTTAACAAATATAAAGGAAGAAGCCACTTCCAAAGAGGAGGAGACGTAATTGACTTCACAAGACAAGCCATTTCAAATTGGCGATATCATCATGGATAATCGTGTTGTGTTAGCACCGATGGCCGGAGTTTGTAATTCCGCCTTCCGTTTAACTGTTAAAGAATTCGGAGCAGGTTTAGTATATGCGGAAATGATCAGTGATAAAGGTTTAGTCCAACGCAATCAAAAAACATTAGATATGCTATATATCGATGAGCGAGAGTATCCTCTCTCATTACAAATTTTTGGTGGGGAAAAGGATACGTTAGTTGAAGCGGCGAAATACGTTGATCAAAATACGAATGCAAATATTATCGATATTAATATGGGTTGCCCAGTTAACAAAATTATTAAATGCGAAGCAGGTGCAAAATGGCTGCTCGATCCAAACAAAATTTATGAAATGGTATCAGCTGTAGTGGATGCAGTGAAAAAGCCAGTTAGTGTAAAAATGCGTATTGGATGGGATGAAGATCATATATTCGCAATCGAAAATGCTCAAGCTGCAGAGCGTGCTGGTGCTTCTGCTATCGCTATGCATGGTCGTACACGTGTACAAATGTATGAAGGTAAAGCGAACTGGGAAGTTCTAAAGGAAGTTAAGAAAAACATTAAAATACCATTCATCGGCAATGGCGACGTAGAGACTCCGCAAGATGCTAAACGTATGTTAGATGAAGTAGGTGCTGATGCTGTAATGATCGGCCGAGCAGCACTAGGAGACCCATGGATGATTTATCGTACGGTACATTATTTAGAAACAGGGGAATTAAAACCTGAACCTTCCGTGAGTGAAAAGATGGATGTATGTTTACTTCACTTTGAACGATTAATGCAATTAAAAGGTGAAAGTATTGCAGTTCGTGAAATGCGTAAGCATGCCTCATGGTATTTAAAAGGCATTCGTGGTAATGGTAAAATTCGTAATACAATTAACCAAATAGAAACAGCTGCAGAGTTACGACTTTTATTAAATAATGTAGTAGAACTATTGGAAGAAACATCAGATCAACAAGCAGAAGCGATTTAATAAAAAACAGCCATTTACCAAAATGATAGATGGCTGCTTTTTTATGCAATTATTTTGAGGATACAGCTTCTTTTGTTGGACCCATAATTCCAGGCACTGTTAAACCTGCCTGTCTAATAAGTACTTGCATTTGTGCGCGGTGATGTGTTTGATGGTCAATCATCTTACGTAATAAAGAACCTATTGCAGTTGGCTGACCGTGGCTATCCACTTCTTTAAGGAGTTCTTCATCAGTCAAACTTTCTTTTACTGTTTGTACAATATTCTCGCTTACCTGTTTATAAGCCTCTGTAATTGCCTTTATAGTTTGAGGTACTTCAGCAGGATTAAGATTTACTTTAAGATTTAGGCCTATCAAGCTCATAAAATAAGCTGGTGAATTCGTTAAATGCCAACTAAGCCATTCAAGAGAATTGTGTCCTTCTACAATCTCAAAACTCTTTTTCTCATCAGTTATAGCCTCAAAAATTGAGATTGTTCCTTTACTGCTATCTCCCCATTCTTGAATAAAGTCATCTAATTTACGATACATGCAAATCTCCCCTTTCTAATGTGAATTTAGTTATCAGCATAATCTTATTACATTTTAGGAAAGAATAGTTAGGAATTTGATTTCAAAAAAGTCTAATTATTATAATATCGATAAAATCAGTCGAAAGAGATGAATAGTTAACAAAAATTGTGTACAATGGGTACATTATGGGCAAAATTTTCGATCGTGGAAAAGTGATTAAGGAGTGAAATACGTGTCAAACATTGAAGAATTAAACGACCAACTTTTGGTGAGACGCCAAAAGATGACGAATATTCGAGAAAGTGGTTTAGATCCTTTTGGTAGCCGCTTTGAACGCACACATCTTTCAAATGAGGTATTAGAACAATTTAAAGAACTCACAAAAGAACAGTTGGAAGAAGAACTACATGAAGTCATTATTGCCGGAAGAATCATGACGAAACGCGGTAAAGGTAAAGCTGGGTTTGCACACATTCAAGATCTAGGTGGTCAAATTCAAATTTACGTTCGCAAAGATCATGTTGGTGATGATGCATATGACTTATTTAATCAAGCAGATTTAGGTGATATCGTTGGTATTCGAGGCAACGTCTTCCGCACGCAAGTAGGCGAACTATCTGTAAAAGCAGAAGAATTTACGTTCCTCACTAAAGCATTGCGTCCAATGCCTGAGAAATTCCATGGCTTACAGGATGTTGAACAACGCTACCGTCAGCGATATTTAGATTTAATGACAAACGCCGAGAGTAAAGAAACTTTCATTACACGTTCTAGAATTATACGTTCTATACGTAATTATTTAGATGCTCAAGGATATCTTGAAGTTGAAACGCCATTATTACATACAATCGCTGGCGGTGCAGCTGCAAAACCATTCATTACACACCATAACGCATTAGATATGGATTTATATTTACGTATCGCAATTGAGCTTCATTTAAAACGTTTAATCGTTGGTGGATTAGAGAAAGTATACGAAATAGGACGTGTATTCCGTAACGAAGGTGTATCTACTCGTCATAATCCAGAGTTCACATTATTAGAATTATATGGTGCTTACTTGGATTACCAAGACATTATGGAATTAACCGAAAATGTTATTTCTCATGTAGCACAAGATGTACTTGGTACAACAACGATAAAATATGGCGAAGATGAAATCAATTTAGCGCCAGGCTGGAAACGAGTGCACATGGTGGATGCAGTAAAAGAAGCTACAGGTGTTGATTTCTGGCAACCTATGACGAAGGAAGAAGCTCGTGAGCTTGCCAATAAACATAATGTAGAAGTTAAAGATGTGCATGAAGTAGGTCACATTATTAATGAATTCTTTGAACAAAAAGTTGAAGAGTCATTAGTTCAACCTACTTTTGTATATGGACATCCTGTTGAAATTTCTCCACTTGCTAAGAAAAATCCAGAAGACCCACGCTTCACAGATCGTTTTGAATTATTTATTGTTAGACGTGAGCATGCAAATGCCTTCACTGAATTGAATGATCCAATCGATCAAAAAGAACGCTTTGAAGCACAATTAGCAGAAAAAGAAGCTGGTAACGATGAAGCCCATGACATGGACCGTGACTTTATCGAGGCTTTAGAATATGGTATGCCGCCAACAGGTGGTCTAGGTATCGGAATTGATCGTCTAGTTATGTTATTAACAAACGCACAATCAATTCGTGATATATTACTATTCCCGACGATGCGTCATAAAGATTAATTCAATTAATAAAATAGCAGAAGCCACTTAAGAGGCTTCTGCTATTTTTAGTAAGATAGTAATAGATATTTTAATCGAGGCCTTAAAAACTAGTGTTATTAAAATTCGAATCACACCTAAACCCTTACCAAGAAAATTCGATAGAGAAATATTTTAAGAAACCTAGCGTTATGATTGATTTAATACTTCTCATATTATAAAATGAATAAACCTCAAATGTGAGGTTTTATGGATGTTATAAAAATATAAAAAAAGTTTATAAAAACACTTGCATTGTTAGTTTCTAGGTGTTATATTTATATCCGTCGCTAAAACAGCGACTATAACAACGAAATAAAAAATAAAAAAATAGTTGACTCGCATAAATGGTTGTGATATACTATAAAAGTTGCTGTTACGAACGGCAACCAAAATGAACCTTGAAAACTGAACAACAAAACGTTAATGAATTAAACGTTTCTACATTAACCCTCGTTAATGAGAAACAAAATTTTGGACATCAAACATGATGCCAG
Above is a genomic segment from Lysinibacillus sp. PLM2 containing:
- a CDS encoding 4-amino-4-deoxychorismate lyase — its product is MILWMDGQFIEEEQDIKISPFDHGYLYGLNFFKTFRTYKGKVVLFQEHYGRLISTLNEYRIKMPYTIRELMEIIKEMTNKANGRDGKILLNISAGNQNKTLQFQSKYSEPNVIIFYESLEERKRGLVKSGRWLKTKKDPAKYNNKYLGSLEIDNIEEVEGFFTTPKGYITDGLHSNIFWVKDQILYTPDSILGIEEGVIRQWVIQTAKILGYRVIEGVFFPKELETAFECFITNSVDEIVPISNIGRAKFLGENGPLYQQLHQAYIDEILKTIREAI
- a CDS encoding dihydropteroate synthase — its product is MLSKYSKPIILNNIELDYRKETFVMGILNVTPDSFSDGGKYNSVQAAVQHAKEMVANGAKIIDVGGESTRPGYTRISDEEEISRIVPVIKALREEVPVIISIDTYKSAVARAAIEAGAHMVNDIWGAKSDPEIAKVAAELKAPIILMHNRDNTSYTNYFEDFLNDLKESIEIAKRAGVPDEHIILDPGIGFVKNLQQSIETMQRLDELVEIGYPVLLATSRKRMIGTILNLPLDERVEGTAATCAFGVMKGCHIVRVHDVKEIARTVQMIDALMGKVIIQDELPDRH
- the folA gene encoding 7,8-dihydroneopterin aldolase, with translation MDYIHLRDMQFFGYHGVLKEENVLGQRFRVSVTLALKTEKAGISDNLEDTVSYVGVYDICKDIVEGKPFKLIEAVAESIAKKVLTDYEGQVFGVKVEVIKPDPPIPGHYKEVAVEIVRGHYHE
- the folK gene encoding 2-amino-4-hydroxy-6-hydroxymethyldihydropteridine pyrophosphokinase, with the translated sequence MNDVYLSLGTNIGNREQNLKLAVKLLQESKSVKIKAVSSIYETAPVGYVDQPSFLNIAIFLQTSNSADEMLKICQSIEIKLGRVREIRWGPRIIDLDILLFNNDNIGVENLIVPHPRMYERAFVLVPLIEIATQPLSEQLLLAKQRVESMDLAKEGIHLWKSTENLQKFIEIEE
- a CDS encoding tRNA-dihydrouridine synthase is translated as MTSQDKPFQIGDIIMDNRVVLAPMAGVCNSAFRLTVKEFGAGLVYAEMISDKGLVQRNQKTLDMLYIDEREYPLSLQIFGGEKDTLVEAAKYVDQNTNANIIDINMGCPVNKIIKCEAGAKWLLDPNKIYEMVSAVVDAVKKPVSVKMRIGWDEDHIFAIENAQAAERAGASAIAMHGRTRVQMYEGKANWEVLKEVKKNIKIPFIGNGDVETPQDAKRMLDEVGADAVMIGRAALGDPWMIYRTVHYLETGELKPEPSVSEKMDVCLLHFERLMQLKGESIAVREMRKHASWYLKGIRGNGKIRNTINQIETAAELRLLLNNVVELLEETSDQQAEAI
- the lysS gene encoding lysine--tRNA ligase, producing MSNIEELNDQLLVRRQKMTNIRESGLDPFGSRFERTHLSNEVLEQFKELTKEQLEEELHEVIIAGRIMTKRGKGKAGFAHIQDLGGQIQIYVRKDHVGDDAYDLFNQADLGDIVGIRGNVFRTQVGELSVKAEEFTFLTKALRPMPEKFHGLQDVEQRYRQRYLDLMTNAESKETFITRSRIIRSIRNYLDAQGYLEVETPLLHTIAGGAAAKPFITHHNALDMDLYLRIAIELHLKRLIVGGLEKVYEIGRVFRNEGVSTRHNPEFTLLELYGAYLDYQDIMELTENVISHVAQDVLGTTTIKYGEDEINLAPGWKRVHMVDAVKEATGVDFWQPMTKEEARELANKHNVEVKDVHEVGHIINEFFEQKVEESLVQPTFVYGHPVEISPLAKKNPEDPRFTDRFELFIVRREHANAFTELNDPIDQKERFEAQLAEKEAGNDEAHDMDRDFIEALEYGMPPTGGLGIGIDRLVMLLTNAQSIRDILLFPTMRHKD